The Geomonas ferrireducens genome includes a window with the following:
- a CDS encoding DEAD/DEAH box helicase, producing MKFNELNLPEVVLKGIEETGFTDCTPIQEKALPLALSGKDVAGQAQTGTGKTATFLISIFTRLLNQQKTGAEHHPRALILAPTRELVVQIEKDAQTLGKHTGFNIQAIYGGVDYMKQRDALKAGADIVIGTPGRLIDYLKQKVYSLKDVEALVIDEADRMFDMGFIADLRFILRRLPSYDKRQNLLFSATLNTRVMELAYEFMNMPEKVSVTPEQMTAERVEQVLYHVSRKEKFPLLLGLLRKMGMDRTMIFVNTKREAEYLQDRLNANEFPCRVISGDVEQRKRMKILSDFKAGLLPIMIATDVASRGIHIEGVSHVVNYDLPQDCEDYVHRIGRTARAGAEGMAISLADEDGAFFIEAIQEFIKQKIPTEWAEDDMFVHDYKRTARPPRRTDDKPGGRGGKPGERGGKPGRGESRGRSRSGSEKEKPEQKVAKPAAEEKAPSVDAAATGDAAAKKKRRRRKPKAKTAEQQPEQP from the coding sequence ATGAAATTTAACGAGCTGAACCTGCCGGAGGTGGTCCTGAAGGGGATCGAGGAGACCGGCTTCACAGACTGCACACCGATCCAGGAAAAGGCGCTGCCGCTTGCCCTCTCGGGCAAGGACGTAGCGGGACAGGCCCAGACGGGCACCGGCAAGACCGCCACCTTCCTCATCTCCATCTTCACCCGCCTGCTAAACCAGCAGAAAACCGGCGCCGAGCATCATCCCCGCGCCCTGATCCTCGCCCCCACCCGCGAACTGGTGGTGCAGATCGAAAAAGACGCCCAGACGCTGGGCAAACACACCGGCTTCAACATCCAGGCGATCTACGGCGGCGTCGACTACATGAAGCAGCGCGACGCGCTGAAGGCCGGCGCCGACATCGTCATCGGCACCCCCGGGCGCCTCATCGACTACCTCAAGCAAAAGGTCTACTCCCTGAAGGACGTCGAGGCGCTCGTCATCGACGAGGCGGACCGCATGTTCGACATGGGGTTCATCGCGGACCTGCGCTTCATCCTGAGAAGGCTCCCCTCCTACGACAAGCGCCAGAACCTCCTCTTTTCCGCGACGCTCAACACCCGCGTGATGGAACTTGCCTACGAGTTCATGAACATGCCGGAGAAGGTCTCGGTGACACCCGAGCAGATGACCGCCGAGCGCGTCGAGCAGGTGCTCTATCACGTATCCCGCAAGGAAAAGTTCCCACTGCTTCTGGGGCTGCTGAGGAAGATGGGGATGGACCGGACCATGATCTTCGTGAACACGAAGCGCGAGGCCGAGTACCTGCAGGATCGTCTCAACGCCAACGAATTCCCCTGCCGGGTCATCTCGGGCGACGTCGAGCAGAGAAAGCGCATGAAGATCCTATCCGACTTCAAGGCGGGCCTCCTCCCGATCATGATCGCCACCGACGTCGCCTCCCGCGGCATCCACATCGAAGGTGTCTCCCACGTCGTCAACTACGACCTGCCGCAGGACTGCGAGGACTACGTGCACCGCATCGGGCGCACCGCGCGCGCAGGCGCCGAGGGGATGGCCATTTCGCTCGCGGACGAGGACGGCGCCTTTTTCATCGAAGCGATCCAGGAGTTCATCAAGCAGAAGATCCCCACCGAGTGGGCCGAAGACGACATGTTCGTCCACGACTACAAGAGGACGGCCAGGCCTCCTCGCCGCACCGATGACAAGCCCGGCGGCCGTGGCGGCAAGCCCGGCGAGCGCGGGGGTAAGCCCGGGCGCGGAGAGTCCCGCGGCAGGAGCAGATCCGGTTCCGAAAAGGAGAAACCGGAGCAGAAGGTGGCCAAGCCC
- a CDS encoding NAD-glutamate dehydrogenase domain-containing protein, whose amino-acid sequence MSSKANARTIRANELIENRKWLKEQITPFFFNSMQDEPEALALLERELRSLKTNRRLILADRDKSLILARVNEPGSLYDSLRHFQDREISYAMITHSDGPMPEMTQALEIQRFEFDRKANDDIKAWREVQLPLPLTRKVATQLRHSYPEFDMKEFDRLLKTLWLNNENYVRISSPLRVAQVLQLQQKATRSGGLYLYVEPTPDAKISRVHFAVANPPQKEFLLQLMEVFNRLDLGVNRAYCLTISNGVHPYFLGTFLVNRRSGETLEPGSELFRKLQQELYNTQIVSTKSYTYREFVTAGVMTGEEASLVNAFIAFCHTNLAHNQPDRFGLDDVQSAFHAHPEMSLQMVKLFKARFDPAITESSPVYGSALQETLQAVNDYNTGHRYLDEVRRTIYRCCLIFITHTLKTNFFVLEKQAIAFRLSPTYLTELGAAFTGDLPQATPFRVTFFFSRYGFGYHIGFSDIARGGWRTVIARNGDDFITNANTIFRENFVLAHTQHLKNKDIYEGGSKLVLILDASDLQRGSERQMETWRLYKLQHGVTHAFLDIFVTDNGIARSPAVVDYYREDEPIELGPDENMHDSMIENIARLSKRRGYILGIGIMSSKEVGINHKEYGVTSTGVVKFAEITMAELGIDIYRDRFSVKFTGGPNGDVAGNAMRIMLERTPNVAIKLILDGTAALCDPEGADRRELSRIVLKQDLDAFDPQALHPGGFLLYRSGSRREGLRELYRKVSKTNDGLREEWISTDEFSRVYASLPFTVKTDLFIPAGGRPETIDKDNWQNYFLPNGAPSAGAIVEGANSFITPEARVQLQKKGVIIMRDASANKCGVISSSYEIIANLLLSEAEFLAHKERYVQDVLEILEQRAADEAKLILKRHREQPGLLCTEISDALSGEINEHYATIYRFFQKRPQLCMQPIYKKAILSHLPRMLREEPKYAKRISRLPQKYLFAILAAEIGSSLVYRGDREADFEATLKGHLARMVGKEL is encoded by the coding sequence ATGAGCAGCAAGGCCAATGCCAGAACAATCAGGGCCAATGAGCTTATTGAGAACCGCAAATGGCTCAAAGAGCAGATCACACCATTCTTCTTCAACTCGATGCAGGACGAGCCTGAGGCGCTGGCGCTCCTTGAGCGTGAGCTCCGTTCCCTGAAAACGAACCGGCGCCTGATCCTGGCCGACCGTGACAAGAGTCTGATTCTTGCCCGGGTCAACGAGCCGGGGTCGCTCTACGACTCGCTGCGTCATTTCCAAGACCGGGAGATATCCTATGCCATGATCACCCACTCCGACGGCCCTATGCCGGAGATGACGCAGGCGCTCGAGATCCAGCGTTTCGAGTTCGACCGCAAGGCCAACGACGACATAAAGGCGTGGCGAGAGGTACAGCTTCCCCTTCCCCTCACCCGCAAAGTGGCGACACAACTACGTCACAGCTATCCCGAGTTCGACATGAAGGAGTTCGACCGGCTCCTGAAGACACTCTGGCTCAACAACGAGAACTACGTGAGGATCTCCTCGCCCCTGCGTGTGGCCCAGGTGCTGCAGTTACAGCAAAAGGCGACCAGAAGCGGCGGTCTGTACCTGTACGTCGAGCCGACCCCGGACGCGAAGATCTCGCGGGTGCACTTCGCGGTGGCGAACCCGCCCCAGAAGGAATTCCTCCTGCAGCTCATGGAGGTGTTCAACCGGCTCGACCTGGGCGTGAACCGCGCCTACTGCCTCACCATATCGAACGGCGTCCACCCCTATTTTCTGGGGACCTTCCTCGTGAACCGGCGCTCCGGCGAGACGCTGGAGCCGGGATCGGAACTTTTCCGCAAGCTGCAGCAGGAGCTTTACAACACCCAGATCGTCTCGACGAAGAGCTACACCTACCGCGAGTTCGTGACCGCGGGGGTCATGACCGGCGAAGAAGCCTCGCTTGTCAACGCCTTCATCGCCTTCTGCCACACGAACCTAGCCCACAACCAGCCGGACCGTTTCGGCCTTGACGACGTGCAGAGCGCCTTCCATGCGCACCCGGAGATGTCGCTGCAAATGGTGAAGCTCTTCAAGGCCCGCTTCGATCCCGCCATCACCGAAAGCAGCCCGGTCTACGGTTCCGCCCTCCAGGAGACGCTGCAGGCGGTGAACGATTACAACACCGGGCATCGCTACCTGGACGAGGTGAGGCGCACCATCTATCGCTGCTGCCTCATCTTCATCACCCACACGCTGAAGACCAACTTCTTCGTCCTCGAGAAGCAGGCGATCGCCTTCCGCCTCTCCCCCACCTACCTGACCGAACTCGGGGCCGCCTTCACCGGCGATCTGCCGCAGGCGACCCCTTTCCGGGTCACCTTCTTCTTCAGCCGCTACGGCTTCGGTTACCACATAGGCTTTTCCGACATCGCCCGCGGCGGCTGGCGCACGGTGATTGCGAGAAACGGCGACGATTTCATCACCAACGCGAACACCATCTTCCGTGAGAACTTCGTCCTCGCGCACACCCAGCATCTTAAAAACAAGGACATCTACGAGGGGGGATCGAAACTCGTCCTCATCCTCGACGCCTCCGACCTCCAGAGGGGAAGCGAGCGCCAGATGGAGACGTGGCGCCTTTACAAGCTGCAGCACGGCGTGACCCACGCCTTCCTCGACATCTTCGTGACCGATAACGGGATCGCCCGCTCCCCTGCGGTGGTCGACTACTACCGCGAGGACGAACCGATCGAACTGGGCCCGGACGAGAACATGCACGACTCCATGATCGAGAACATCGCCCGCCTCTCCAAGCGGCGCGGCTACATCCTCGGCATCGGCATCATGTCGAGCAAGGAGGTCGGGATAAACCACAAGGAGTACGGCGTAACCTCAACCGGCGTGGTGAAGTTCGCCGAGATCACCATGGCGGAGCTCGGCATCGACATCTACCGCGACCGTTTCAGCGTGAAGTTCACCGGAGGCCCAAACGGCGACGTGGCGGGTAACGCCATGCGCATCATGCTGGAGCGCACCCCCAACGTGGCAATTAAGCTCATCCTGGACGGCACCGCCGCCCTGTGCGATCCCGAAGGCGCGGACCGCCGTGAGCTCTCCCGCATCGTATTGAAGCAGGACCTGGACGCCTTCGATCCGCAGGCACTGCACCCGGGCGGCTTTTTGCTCTACCGAAGCGGCAGCCGGCGCGAAGGGTTGCGCGAACTCTACCGCAAGGTTTCGAAGACGAACGACGGGCTGCGCGAGGAGTGGATCTCCACCGACGAGTTCTCAAGGGTGTACGCAAGCCTTCCCTTCACCGTGAAGACCGACCTATTCATCCCCGCGGGGGGACGCCCCGAGACCATCGACAAGGACAACTGGCAGAACTACTTCCTGCCAAACGGCGCCCCGTCTGCCGGAGCCATCGTCGAGGGGGCCAACTCGTTCATCACACCCGAGGCGCGCGTGCAGCTGCAGAAGAAAGGGGTCATCATCATGCGCGACGCCTCCGCCAACAAGTGCGGGGTGATCTCATCCTCCTACGAGATCATCGCGAACCTTCTTTTGAGCGAGGCGGAGTTCCTGGCCCACAAGGAGCGTTACGTGCAGGACGTCCTGGAGATCCTCGAGCAGCGGGCGGCGGACGAGGCGAAGCTGATCCTCAAGCGGCACCGCGAGCAGCCCGGGCTTTTATGCACCGAGATCTCCGATGCGCTGAGCGGCGAGATAAACGAGCACTACGCCACCATCTACCGTTTCTTCCAGAAACGCCCGCAGCTTTGCATGCAGCCCATCTACAAAAAGGCGATCCTCTCCCACCTCCCCAGGATGCTCAGGGAGGAACCCAAGTACGCGAAGAGGATCTCGCGCCTGCCGCAGAAGTACCTGTTCGCCATCCTCGCCGCCGAGATCGGCTCGTCGCTTGTCTACCGCGGCGACCGCGAGGCGGATTTCGAGGCGACACTAAAGGGGCACTTGGCGCGCATGGTCGGGAAGGAGCTTTAA
- the trmB gene encoding tRNA (guanosine(46)-N7)-methyltransferase TrmB, which yields MTQSFIHIDSPNYLKLEDLPNPPNWPGIFGNDNKLALEIGCGVGDFMLKTALDKPDTNFIAIDFYNKGCDKTCRRMDRNGITNVRVVRDEARAFVTERIPKGSLSAIYINCPDPWPKKRHRKRRLVNREFIEFLLDYMVPGGDFYFATDFDDYGIDVANALPEIAALENRFAPELYRHEFPEYHLSKYMRKFMAEGKQIYFMHYKVK from the coding sequence ATGACGCAATCCTTCATCCACATCGATTCACCCAACTACCTGAAACTCGAAGACCTCCCGAACCCGCCCAACTGGCCGGGCATCTTTGGCAACGACAACAAGCTGGCCCTGGAAATCGGCTGCGGCGTGGGGGACTTCATGCTGAAGACCGCGCTCGATAAGCCCGACACCAACTTCATAGCCATCGATTTCTACAACAAGGGGTGCGACAAGACCTGCCGCCGCATGGATCGGAACGGCATCACCAACGTGCGCGTGGTGCGCGACGAGGCCCGCGCTTTTGTCACCGAGCGCATCCCCAAGGGGAGTCTCTCCGCCATCTACATCAACTGCCCCGATCCCTGGCCCAAGAAGCGCCACCGCAAGCGGCGCTTGGTGAACCGTGAGTTCATTGAATTCCTGCTCGACTACATGGTGCCGGGAGGCGACTTCTACTTCGCCACCGACTTCGACGATTACGGCATCGACGTCGCCAACGCGCTCCCTGAAATCGCCGCGCTGGAGAACCGGTTCGCTCCCGAACTCTACCGTCACGAGTTCCCCGAGTACCACCTCTCCAAGTACATGCGCAAATTCATGGCCGAGGGGAAGCAGATCTACTTCATGCACTACAAGGTCAAGTAG
- the truD gene encoding tRNA pseudouridine(13) synthase TruD: MQRYLTAEVPGTGGIIKNSPEDFIVEEVPAYQPSGQGEHCFATVEKRGITTLEAVRRLSKALGVQERDIGYAGMKDAVGITRQTISIPRVAPEKVLALEIPGIRVLAAVKHGNKLRLGHLKGNRFEIRVRDVAPGALANAEAALKVLVGRGVPNRFGAQRYGVQGNTHDIGAAMLRRDFKAAIDILIGDPEQVSDERWREAISAYRAGDLAGSLELYPGHFRVERELLSRLLQRQDAFERAFHAVQPRMKRLYLSAFQSSLFDAVLEQRLETFDRVEVGDVAFKHENGACFLVQDAAVEAPRALSFEISPTGPMFGCTMMEAQGLQGDLEARILAAEGLTPESFNLSGGLCMEGERRPLRVPLSSASVREEGKDLLFDFSLPRGAYATCVLSEVMKDH; this comes from the coding sequence GTGCAGAGATATCTGACCGCAGAGGTGCCGGGAACGGGCGGCATAATCAAGAACAGCCCGGAAGACTTCATCGTCGAGGAGGTCCCGGCTTATCAGCCGAGCGGGCAGGGGGAACACTGCTTCGCCACCGTTGAAAAGCGTGGCATCACCACCCTCGAGGCCGTGCGCCGCCTCTCCAAGGCCCTCGGCGTACAGGAACGCGACATCGGCTACGCCGGCATGAAGGACGCCGTAGGCATAACCAGGCAGACCATCTCCATCCCGCGCGTCGCCCCGGAGAAGGTTCTCGCCCTCGAGATCCCCGGCATCAGGGTGCTCGCCGCGGTGAAACACGGCAACAAACTGCGCCTTGGGCACCTGAAGGGGAACCGGTTCGAAATAAGAGTACGCGACGTGGCGCCGGGGGCGCTGGCAAACGCCGAGGCCGCCTTGAAGGTGCTCGTCGGCCGCGGGGTTCCCAACCGTTTCGGCGCACAACGCTACGGCGTGCAGGGAAACACCCATGACATCGGTGCCGCCATGCTGCGCCGGGATTTCAAGGCCGCCATCGACATCCTGATAGGGGACCCTGAACAGGTGAGCGACGAGCGTTGGCGCGAGGCGATAAGCGCCTACCGTGCCGGCGACCTGGCCGGGAGCCTCGAACTCTACCCCGGCCACTTCCGCGTGGAGCGCGAGCTCCTCTCGCGTCTGCTGCAGCGCCAGGACGCCTTCGAGCGGGCTTTCCATGCGGTGCAGCCGCGCATGAAGCGTCTGTACCTCTCCGCTTTCCAGTCCTCGCTGTTCGACGCAGTTTTGGAACAGCGGCTCGAGACCTTCGACCGGGTCGAGGTGGGGGACGTCGCCTTCAAGCACGAAAACGGCGCCTGCTTCCTCGTTCAGGATGCCGCTGTCGAGGCGCCGCGCGCTCTCTCTTTCGAGATCTCCCCAACCGGCCCCATGTTCGGGTGCACCATGATGGAGGCGCAGGGACTCCAGGGGGATCTGGAAGCCCGGATCCTCGCGGCCGAGGGCCTCACCCCGGAGAGCTTCAACCTCTCCGGCGGTCTGTGCATGGAAGGCGAGCGTCGCCCACTCCGGGTACCGCTCTCCTCGGCTTCGGTACGTGAGGAAGGAAAAGACCTGCTGTTCGACTTCTCGCTGCCGCGCGGCGCCTACGCGACCTGCGTGCTGAGCGAGGTTATGAAGGACCACTAA